A window of Micromonospora eburnea genomic DNA:
TCCTGGAGTTCGTGCTGGCCGAGCCGAGCCGCCGGCGGATCGTGGCCGAGCCGGACGCCCGCAACGACCGTGCCATCGCCCGGCTGATCCGGGCCGGATTCGTACCCGGGCCGCAGATCGACCTGCCCGACAAGCGCGCCCAGCTCCTCTTCCTGGACCGCTGACCCGACCCGGCCCCGGCCCGGCCCCGGCCCGGGTCAGCGGGCCGGGGTCGAGCCCCGTTCAGGAGTCGGCGCGGCCCAGCCGCCAGTAGCCCATGAACGCCACCGCGCCCCGGTCGAGGCCACGTTCGGCGACCAAATGCCGCCGCAGTCGACGGATGACGCCCGCCTCGCCGGCCAGCCACGCGTACAACGGTGCGGGGGCGGAAGACGGCGGCACCTCCCAGAGGATCTCCCGGTCCACGTCCACGTCGGTCACCGCCCGGGGGCCGCCGGCGACCGCTGGCGCGAGAGCCGGGAGGGCGGCCGGCAGCAGCTCGGCGGCGAGCGCCGCCACGGCCGGCACCAGGCGGCTGCCGTGTTCGCCGCCGGTCCTGGCCAGCCAGGTCACGGAGACACCCGCCGGCACGGTCACCGGCAGCGCGTCCCCCGGATCGGGCACCTCGACCAGCGCGTGGCCGCATGCCTCCGCCGGGAGCCGTTCCAGGATCGCGCAGATCGCGGGCGCGGCGGTCTCGTCCCCGGCGAGCAGCAGCGTCCCGCCCCGTGGCGGGTGGAACTCGACGCCCCCGTGCAGACCCGGGTAGCCGGCGTCCGGCCCGACCAGGGCGAGCCGGTCGCCGAGCCGGGCCCGCCGCGCCCAGCGGGTCGCCGGCCCGCCGTCGCCGTGCAGGACGAGGTCCACGTCCACCTCCTGAACCTGTGGACGGACCGCGCGGACCGTG
This region includes:
- a CDS encoding siderophore-interacting protein, with the translated sequence MPSTVSVAPWRVFHVEVRALRRVSPSFLRVTFTGADLDRFADNGYDQRIKLALPLPGSRVAELPEGPDWYQRWRELPVERRSPVRTYTVRAVRPQVQEVDVDLVLHGDGGPATRWARRARLGDRLALVGPDAGYPGLHGGVEFHPPRGGTLLLAGDETAAPAICAILERLPAEACGHALVEVPDPGDALPVTVPAGVSVTWLARTGGEHGSRLVPAVAALAAELLPAALPALAPAVAGGPRAVTDVDVDREILWEVPPSSAPAPLYAWLAGEAGVIRRLRRHLVAERGLDRGAVAFMGYWRLGRADS